From Acetomicrobium thermoterrenum DSM 13490:
CAAAATCCGAGTATTGCAGGTCCTCTTGGACATTTTTTGCCGTCACTATGCCGACCGTTTGGCCTAACACGTCCACTATCGAACGTATCTCCTCTTTGGTCACCAACTTTCCAGTGACATCTACAGCTACCACTGGATAATCGGGAAAAAGCTCTTTTGCCACTCTAACGGGCAAATTTGCCACCATACCGCCGTCGATGAGGAGCTTGCCCTCGTAAGGCCACGGGGAAAATATACCCGGCAGGGCCATCGATGCCCTCATCGCAGAAGCGAGATTTCCCTTGGTTATTACAACCATGTCTCCGGTTTCAAGGTCCGTGGCGACAGCTGCGAAGGGTATTGGCAATTTCATGAAATCGTAGGTTTCCGCTTTAGCCGTATATTTCAACATCTCCTCGTAAAGACCCTTACCTTCCATGAGCCCCTTTCTTCCAACAATTCGCCCTTCCTTATCGTAACCAATTCTGATTATCGACTTGCTCTGAGACGATGGCGTTTTGCCGTCCCTTGAATCGGAGAACAATTCGTATATGTCCAATTCCTGAAAAATATTTGCCAGTTCGTCTCCATCGTATCCCGCGGCTGCTAAACCTCCAATTATCGCTCCCATGCTCGTTCCCACAATTCCGACTATTTGCACTCCCTCGTCTTGCAGGACTTTGATAACACCTATATGGGCCAATCCCTTAGCTCCCCCTCCCGAGAGGGCCAAGACAACTCCCTCATCAGCTGAAGCGTCAGATTGGATACAGAATAACATCACAGATAGCAAAAAGATCATCAACGGCCTGGCTTTATTTTTTATGAACATAATGTTAACCTCCAGGAAAAGTAGATTTTCTGTATTATTATAACTTTATGGTGCAACTAATACCCTATAAACACAAAAACCACAGAGTGAAGGGGGAGTTAAGATGGATTTAAAAGACAAGGTTGCCTTGGTCACTGGTGGAAGCAAGGGTATAGGCAAAGCAATTTGCATGGATCTGGCAGCCCATGGAGCACATATTGCTTTAACATACAACGCAAAGGAAGAACTGGCCCTGGAGACCGTCAGAGAAATCGAAAAAACGGGAAGAAAGGCACGTCATTACAGAGCAAATCTCTATGACAGGGCAGAAATAAGCGCTGTCGTTCAGCAAATCGTCGAGGACTTCGATACTATCAACATACTTGTAAACAATGCAGGTATAATAGGGGAAAACACGATACTACTGGAAATCGGCGAGGAAGAGTGGGACAGGGTGTTGAACTTGAACTTGAAAGGCGTATTTTTGCTCACTCAATGCGTGTTACCCTATATGATCGGCAACAGGATGGGTAAAATAGTTAATATAAGCAGCCTGGCGGGGAAAAACGGAGGGACCATGGGCGTCCATTATGCAGCGAGCAAGGCGGGGCTGATCGGCATGACCTTTCATCTGGCGAGAGAATTAATCGAACACAATATCGAGGTCAACGCCGTAGCGCCAGGGCCTGTGG
This genomic window contains:
- a CDS encoding SDR family NAD(P)-dependent oxidoreductase; amino-acid sequence: MDLKDKVALVTGGSKGIGKAICMDLAAHGAHIALTYNAKEELALETVREIEKTGRKARHYRANLYDRAEISAVVQQIVEDFDTINILVNNAGIIGENTILLEIGEEEWDRVLNLNLKGVFLLTQCVLPYMIGNRMGKIVNISSLAGKNGGTMGVHYAASKAGLIGMTFHLARELIEHNIEVNAVAPGPVDTDLLTPEDKSRLAALSPNGRLAYPEEIAHGVRFLIENDYVNGEVLDINAGRYMD